In Bacteroidales bacterium, one DNA window encodes the following:
- a CDS encoding amidohydrolase family protein produces the protein MIYNCHIHTFLEKDIPRRYLPLGLVRILSTTPGFQTIGFLLNVLNPITSNDQLKRYKKIVEIGRYKSQKEIFEECRKFYPENSRFVVVSMDMEYMNAGKVPRKYKDQLKELAELQKMYPEIVLPFVHLDPRRPGMMDILKQCMEEWDFKGIKIYPSVGYFPYDARLKPVYQYAEKFDVPIISHCSPYNPTYNRSWPYEIKAMLSDSKIPLDRDTCNRKRLCSNFANPLNFPFVMDEFKKLRICLAHFGSEYYWDQFLDHPEDKDSWFTIIKDMMAKYKNLYSDVSYTLNNQQYFPLLKVLMSDPEINSQILFGSDYYMVENKATERRFSIDLRGYLGEDIFRKIAFENPKKFLGIN, from the coding sequence ATGATTTACAATTGTCACATTCACACCTTCCTTGAGAAAGACATTCCACGCCGTTATCTGCCTCTGGGACTTGTAAGAATTTTATCCACCACACCAGGTTTTCAGACAATAGGCTTCCTGCTTAACGTCCTGAATCCAATAACAAGTAACGACCAGCTTAAACGATACAAAAAGATCGTTGAAATAGGCCGTTACAAAAGCCAGAAGGAAATCTTTGAGGAATGCAGGAAATTTTACCCTGAAAATTCCAGGTTTGTGGTGGTATCCATGGACATGGAATATATGAATGCAGGTAAGGTACCCCGTAAGTACAAAGACCAGTTAAAAGAACTTGCGGAACTTCAAAAGATGTATCCCGAAATTGTTCTGCCTTTCGTACACCTTGATCCAAGGCGCCCGGGAATGATGGATATCCTTAAGCAATGTATGGAAGAATGGGATTTTAAGGGAATTAAAATCTACCCGTCAGTTGGCTATTTTCCCTATGATGCAAGGTTAAAGCCGGTGTATCAGTATGCGGAAAAGTTTGACGTTCCCATAATCTCTCATTGCAGTCCGTATAATCCCACATACAACCGGAGTTGGCCTTATGAAATCAAGGCCATGCTTTCGGATTCAAAAATTCCGCTCGACCGCGACACCTGTAACCGCAAGAGGTTATGTTCGAATTTTGCAAACCCGTTGAATTTTCCTTTTGTAATGGATGAGTTTAAAAAGCTGAGGATCTGCCTGGCCCATTTCGGATCGGAGTATTACTGGGACCAGTTCCTTGATCATCCGGAGGACAAAGACAGTTGGTTTACGATCATTAAAGACATGATGGCAAAATATAAGAATCTGTACTCCGATGTCTCTTATACGCTGAATAATCAGCAATACTTTCCGTTACTGAAAGTCCTGATGAGCGATCCCGAAATCAACAGCCAGATTTTATTCGGATCGGACTATTACATGGTTGAAAACAAAGCCACCGAACGCCGCTTCAGTATTGACCTCCGGGGCTACCTGGGTGAAGACATTTTCAGAAAAATTGCGTTTGAGAACCCAAAGAAATTTCTAGGAATCAATTAA
- a CDS encoding CehA/McbA family metallohydrolase: protein MKIYGILLLLALGSCISQSFSQSAIKVDAGIRYQEIDGFGVNINAAWWLDGEYRNSDVVKPAIDLLIDSLGATIFRVVIEEMDWETVNDDNDARHFNWDYFNRVFTSPRFNGVWNTLHYLNQRGITDKLMISFMGAPSSPAPLTAPNAKKSWMGNTNHTVDASMEDEFVESIAALLYYAKNTEKIKFTLVSPMNETDIVSGTKGPEHPDGIVEGPNMPDPVQYARILHKLAEKLDKIGLNDIRFVTPDAAGDQLFNACFDEIIKDPVVMNKIAHWGVHQYGKDARNYLDKISDEKNPVKTYWVTETAGIKNLAGQLDDDASSQIFWDGFDCDYQHARRNGYGNEPPNDWVFWEGEKGKPLIAYDKSTGSWTPRKQFYEFAQLFRYIRPGAIRIGASVSNNDLIVYAYLNPDGRVVIVGYNKTGNETRILGNQSDVIVRGKMRLYLTNAQYNLKESELQPTGEGWQATIPGESVFTITYSTPTKPISHLKPEPDDWYAGDMHVHRNCGDATAIWTEDSLHNMMEVNNLAVVTLLADIGNGEVKDSKTDPGKVNGADLPQSEPGRIIHYDAEWHFDPAGVTFENKALGGHLVLLGLKEAHPMWKESTYNILEWGRKQNAVQGFCHMQYLNDPIQNELTCCIPIDFPVEIAFGTVDFLAEDVWLNDAAINAYYRILNCGFRPGWCAGTDFPCNNAAPLGSLLTYVQVKEPLTYSGWIHGIKNGRTVVTTNGHKEFLDLNVGDSATPGDEIHLNSEKNLQVKVTWTSVENQNGSIELVCNGKIVARQNASAGPGNPAILTADLPVDQSSWICARRMNEKGHQSHTAPVYITVGNKPVRASAGDAEYFVAWIDNISKNIRDGGPWRKYFREDIEVVRARYKKAEDIYRKIAFEAKGR from the coding sequence ATGAAAATATACGGTATACTCTTACTACTGGCGCTCGGATCATGTATTTCCCAGTCCTTCAGTCAGTCAGCAATAAAGGTGGATGCAGGTATCAGATACCAGGAAATAGACGGCTTCGGAGTAAATATTAATGCGGCATGGTGGCTGGATGGTGAATACAGGAATTCAGACGTTGTAAAACCCGCCATTGATTTGCTTATCGATTCATTGGGTGCAACAATATTCAGGGTGGTAATCGAAGAAATGGACTGGGAAACCGTAAATGACGATAATGATGCCCGCCATTTCAATTGGGATTATTTCAACAGAGTTTTTACAAGCCCGAGATTCAATGGAGTCTGGAACACATTACACTACCTTAATCAAAGGGGTATCACCGATAAACTGATGATCAGTTTTATGGGAGCGCCTTCGTCACCTGCACCATTAACCGCACCCAATGCGAAAAAAAGCTGGATGGGAAATACAAATCATACCGTGGATGCTTCCATGGAAGATGAATTTGTTGAATCGATTGCCGCCCTGTTGTATTACGCAAAGAATACGGAGAAAATAAAATTCACCCTGGTTTCACCCATGAATGAAACCGATATTGTTTCAGGCACAAAGGGTCCCGAACATCCCGATGGCATCGTGGAAGGGCCCAATATGCCGGATCCTGTCCAGTATGCCCGGATCCTGCACAAACTTGCTGAGAAGCTTGATAAGATTGGTCTGAATGATATCCGGTTTGTAACACCCGATGCTGCAGGTGACCAGTTATTCAATGCCTGTTTTGATGAAATTATTAAGGACCCTGTTGTGATGAATAAGATCGCGCACTGGGGTGTGCATCAATATGGCAAGGATGCCCGGAACTACCTGGATAAAATAAGTGATGAAAAGAATCCTGTGAAAACCTATTGGGTTACTGAAACGGCAGGAATAAAAAACCTGGCTGGACAACTGGATGATGATGCATCCTCGCAAATTTTCTGGGATGGATTTGATTGCGATTACCAGCATGCCCGCCGTAACGGATATGGAAACGAGCCGCCTAATGACTGGGTTTTCTGGGAAGGAGAAAAGGGAAAACCACTGATTGCCTATGATAAGTCAACCGGGAGCTGGACTCCGCGAAAACAGTTTTATGAATTTGCACAGTTGTTCAGATATATAAGGCCGGGGGCCATTCGGATAGGAGCGTCCGTAAGTAATAATGACCTTATCGTTTATGCCTATTTAAACCCGGATGGCCGAGTTGTGATCGTGGGCTATAATAAAACCGGGAATGAAACGAGAATATTGGGGAATCAATCTGATGTAATAGTCCGGGGTAAAATGAGGTTGTACCTTACCAATGCACAGTACAACTTAAAGGAATCCGAACTTCAGCCAACAGGGGAAGGATGGCAGGCAACCATTCCGGGCGAATCGGTCTTCACCATAACATATTCAACCCCTACAAAACCAATTTCTCATTTAAAACCCGAACCGGATGACTGGTATGCCGGTGATATGCATGTACACAGGAACTGCGGCGATGCAACGGCTATATGGACTGAAGACAGCCTCCACAACATGATGGAAGTGAATAACCTGGCAGTTGTCACACTGCTTGCCGATATCGGCAATGGTGAAGTGAAGGATAGCAAAACCGACCCGGGAAAAGTGAACGGTGCTGACCTGCCACAATCCGAACCGGGCAGGATCATTCATTACGATGCGGAATGGCACTTTGACCCTGCGGGGGTTACTTTTGAAAACAAGGCGCTGGGAGGCCACCTGGTTTTACTGGGACTTAAGGAAGCCCATCCTATGTGGAAAGAATCGACCTATAACATCCTTGAATGGGGACGTAAACAAAACGCCGTCCAGGGATTTTGCCATATGCAATATCTGAATGATCCCATACAAAACGAACTGACATGCTGTATTCCCATTGATTTCCCGGTGGAAATTGCCTTTGGAACCGTTGATTTTCTCGCTGAGGATGTATGGCTCAATGATGCTGCCATCAATGCATATTATAGAATACTCAATTGCGGTTTCAGGCCCGGATGGTGTGCCGGAACCGATTTCCCCTGCAACAACGCGGCACCGTTGGGATCCCTGCTCACTTATGTACAGGTAAAAGAACCGCTGACTTATTCAGGATGGATCCACGGTATAAAGAATGGACGTACAGTAGTTACAACAAACGGCCACAAAGAATTCCTGGATTTGAACGTTGGTGATTCTGCGACACCTGGTGATGAAATACACTTAAATTCAGAAAAAAATCTGCAGGTTAAGGTAACATGGACATCGGTTGAAAACCAGAATGGAAGTATTGAGCTGGTATGCAATGGTAAAATTGTTGCCCGGCAAAATGCTTCAGCCGGTCCCGGAAACCCGGCAATCCTTACCGCCGATTTGCCTGTTGATCAGAGCAGCTGGATATGTGCGAGAAGAATGAACGAAAAGGGACACCAGTCGCACACAGCGCCTGTTTACATCACTGTTGGCAATAAACCGGTGAGAGCCAGTGCCGGTGATGCAGAATATTTTGTGGCATGGATTGACAATATAAGTAAGAACATCAGGGACGGTGGGCCCTGGAGGAAGTATTTCAGGGAGGATATTGAAGTAGTAAGGGCACGGTATAAAAAAGCTGAAGACATTTACAGGAAAATTGCTTTTGAGGCAAAGGGACGATAG
- a CDS encoding four helix bundle protein has protein sequence MAQYNTEPVKFIPRHGGYEKLISYQKAEIIYDGTIYFTKRFVSKSDRTSDQMVQAARSGKQNIVEASMASAMSKQTEIFLTNVARSSLEELKKDYNDFLRTNKLKAWTADHNQGTHVESPIGTTEEQSVKNMHRPYRPYRPFASKAIFL, from the coding sequence ATGGCTCAATATAACACAGAACCCGTAAAATTCATCCCCAGGCATGGAGGGTATGAAAAACTGATTTCTTATCAGAAAGCCGAAATCATTTACGATGGTACAATATATTTCACTAAAAGATTTGTCTCAAAGTCCGACCGTACATCTGATCAAATGGTTCAGGCTGCAAGAAGCGGTAAGCAGAATATCGTTGAAGCCAGTATGGCATCAGCGATGTCAAAGCAAACTGAAATTTTTCTGACAAATGTTGCGCGTTCATCACTTGAAGAACTTAAGAAAGACTACAATGACTTTTTACGAACCAATAAATTGAAGGCCTGGACAGCAGATCACAATCAGGGAACGCATGTTGAAAGCCCGATTGGAACAACGGAAGAACAATCAGTAAAGAATATGCATCGTCCCTATCGTCCCTATCGTCCCTTTGCCTCAAAAGCAATTTTCCTGTAA
- a CDS encoding TonB-dependent receptor translates to MNLKLLLFALCIVTFNKNLTKAGDNDPLRYTLSGYIKDAENGEVLIGATVYVQELKSGVSSNAYGFYSLRLPAGQYTVTYSYIGYEAQTKKIELNSDFTSTIEMALEQKNIGEVVIKGERVDANVKKPEMSVAKLDMITIKKIPALMGEVDLIKVIQMLPGVLPTSEGTSGFSVRGGGNDQNLVILDEATVYNASHLMGFFSVFNNDAIRDVKLYKGDMPANFGGRLSSVLDVRMKEGNNKRITATGGIGLISSRLTVEGPIGSEKTSFLISARRSYADLFFALSTDSGLRKSKMYFYDLNLKVNHQLNENNRFYLSAYLGRDKFGQEGLSDFGFGNQTVTLRWNHLFSKQLFSNFTAIRAKYDYGLSADQASFKYKWTSGLLDYTVKLDFNYFPSPDNEIKFGVSSTYHDIKPCDAWMESEGSKITVPFSKNYELEYAIYISNQQKIGDDLTLKYGLRYTIFQNMGKATIYKFNTDYSVSDTLSYSSGKIFHTYHGFEPRFGLNYVVNDKSSVKASYSRTIQYMQLASNSNGGMPLDVWFPASPNVKPQKADQFSIGYFRNFMDNNIETSVEAFYKKMYNVVDFKDHAELLMNPRIEGEIRTGKAEAYGVEFLVRKNEGKFSGWVSYTLSKATRTIKEINDGKTYNSPYDKPHTVNVILNYQLSERSQFSAAWIYATGSPMTAPVGSFEYGNTINKIYAERNGYRMRDYHRLDLSYTLTGKVKPGRFWQGEWNFSMYNVYGRHNDWIINFEQDEKNPSKVVATRYYLPFVFFPSVTYNFKF, encoded by the coding sequence ATGAACCTGAAATTGCTACTATTTGCGTTATGTATAGTAACGTTTAACAAAAACCTCACTAAAGCCGGAGATAATGATCCGCTTCGCTATACCCTGAGCGGTTACATCAAAGATGCCGAGAACGGTGAAGTCCTGATCGGTGCAACCGTATATGTCCAGGAACTGAAATCGGGGGTCTCTTCCAATGCCTACGGATTCTATTCGCTCCGACTACCTGCCGGACAATACACGGTCACTTACAGCTATATCGGATATGAGGCACAGACTAAAAAAATCGAACTGAATTCCGATTTTACATCTACCATTGAAATGGCACTTGAGCAAAAGAACATTGGCGAAGTTGTAATCAAAGGGGAACGGGTGGATGCCAATGTGAAAAAACCCGAAATGAGCGTTGCCAAACTGGATATGATAACCATCAAGAAGATACCGGCCCTGATGGGTGAGGTTGACCTGATCAAGGTGATTCAGATGCTTCCCGGTGTTTTGCCGACAAGCGAAGGCACCTCGGGCTTCAGTGTAAGAGGCGGCGGAAATGATCAGAACCTGGTGATCCTCGATGAAGCTACCGTATATAACGCTTCTCACCTCATGGGTTTCTTTTCGGTTTTTAATAATGATGCCATTCGTGATGTAAAACTCTATAAAGGCGATATGCCCGCAAATTTCGGGGGGAGGCTTTCTTCTGTGCTTGATGTAAGGATGAAGGAAGGAAATAATAAAAGAATTACCGCAACAGGCGGTATCGGATTAATTTCAAGCCGGCTCACCGTGGAAGGCCCTATCGGAAGCGAGAAAACATCATTCCTCATTTCGGCCCGCCGTTCTTATGCCGACTTGTTTTTCGCCCTGTCAACCGATTCGGGACTCCGAAAAAGCAAAATGTATTTTTATGACCTGAACCTTAAGGTAAATCATCAGCTGAATGAAAATAACAGGTTCTATCTTTCAGCATACCTGGGCAGGGATAAATTCGGGCAGGAAGGGTTATCGGATTTCGGATTCGGCAATCAGACCGTAACGCTCAGGTGGAACCACCTTTTTTCAAAGCAGCTGTTCTCCAACTTCACTGCAATACGGGCTAAGTATGATTACGGTTTATCGGCCGATCAGGCCAGTTTTAAGTATAAATGGACTTCCGGTTTACTTGATTATACAGTAAAACTGGATTTCAACTATTTTCCAAGTCCTGATAACGAAATAAAATTCGGCGTATCATCCACCTATCATGATATAAAACCTTGTGATGCCTGGATGGAAAGTGAAGGCAGCAAAATTACGGTTCCCTTTTCAAAAAATTATGAATTGGAATATGCTATTTATATTTCAAACCAGCAAAAGATAGGTGACGATCTTACTCTCAAATACGGCCTGCGCTATACCATATTCCAAAACATGGGTAAGGCCACCATTTACAAATTCAACACGGATTATAGTGTTTCGGATACGCTGTCATACAGCAGTGGCAAAATATTCCATACATACCATGGTTTTGAACCCCGGTTCGGGCTGAACTATGTCGTAAACGACAAATCATCGGTTAAGGCAAGCTATTCACGAACCATACAATACATGCAGCTGGCATCCAATTCGAATGGCGGAATGCCGCTTGATGTATGGTTTCCCGCAAGTCCCAATGTAAAACCCCAGAAAGCTGACCAGTTCTCAATAGGCTATTTTAGGAATTTCATGGATAATAATATTGAAACTTCGGTTGAAGCCTTCTACAAGAAAATGTACAATGTGGTGGACTTTAAGGATCATGCCGAATTGCTGATGAACCCGAGGATCGAGGGAGAAATCCGGACCGGAAAGGCTGAAGCTTACGGAGTTGAGTTTCTTGTAAGAAAAAATGAAGGTAAGTTCAGCGGATGGGTAAGCTACACCCTTTCAAAAGCCACGCGCACAATTAAAGAGATTAATGACGGAAAGACTTACAATTCGCCATACGACAAACCCCATACGGTAAATGTGATATTGAATTACCAGCTTTCAGAAAGGTCACAATTCTCCGCTGCCTGGATATATGCCACCGGGTCGCCAATGACAGCGCCTGTAGGCAGTTTTGAATACGGAAATACAATTAATAAAATTTATGCCGAACGCAATGGTTACCGAATGAGGGATTACCACAGGCTTGACCTTTCTTATACATTAACCGGTAAGGTAAAACCCGGCAGATTCTGGCAGGGAGAATGGAACTTTTCAATGTACAACGTGTATGGACGGCATAACGATTGGATCATCAACTTTGAACAGGATGAAAAGAATCCTTCCAAAGTGGTTGCCACAAGGTATTATCTTCCCTTTGTTTTCTTCCCGAGTGTTACCTATAATTTCAAATTTTAA
- a CDS encoding MFS transporter, with protein MLSLKTFTKRKYFAPAFLYSCFSLVFSTWVTYIPYTADRLNITEGKIGGAIFFMAFGSLSMLPISRWLTDRLGVGRQAFIGFTGYATAIFGMFLAPTYGFLCAALYFFGMMSSVFAISLNSLTAIIERQSGTYIMTGSHGFWSLGGMIGSSTGSFIAGLLHRPLLHLALLVSTLFIIQLWLKKEYFHIRTEKFEKQKHQKFPIKPLLGISSIAIIMMISEGAIADWSALYLKKIVQMKIQYIGLGYSLFSLGMAIGRFTGDTLSRRLGSWKLLRIAIGTSLIGFMLVLLASPLSTYPGFFVIGLGFSIIVPEVYRLASNIKGIRTADGVAFIAATANVGFLMGPAALGFVAELQSLHLSFIVLSCFITLAFILTFFRK; from the coding sequence ATGCTTTCGCTTAAAACTTTCACTAAACGCAAATATTTCGCTCCTGCATTTTTGTATTCGTGTTTCAGTCTTGTTTTCAGCACCTGGGTAACGTATATACCTTACACGGCAGACCGCCTGAACATCACCGAAGGGAAAATCGGCGGGGCTATCTTTTTCATGGCCTTCGGTTCGCTGAGCATGCTCCCGATAAGTCGCTGGCTCACTGACAGGCTGGGTGTCGGCCGCCAGGCTTTCATTGGTTTTACAGGTTATGCAACAGCAATATTTGGTATGTTCCTGGCCCCAACCTACGGCTTTTTGTGTGCAGCACTCTATTTCTTCGGAATGATGAGCTCTGTTTTCGCCATTTCTCTCAATTCACTTACAGCAATTATAGAGCGGCAATCGGGAACCTACATTATGACCGGAAGTCATGGGTTCTGGAGCCTCGGAGGTATGATTGGCTCATCTACCGGAAGCTTCATAGCCGGTTTGCTTCACCGGCCTTTGCTTCACCTGGCTTTACTGGTTTCTACGCTATTTATCATCCAGCTTTGGCTTAAAAAGGAATATTTCCATATCAGAACTGAAAAATTCGAGAAACAAAAACATCAGAAATTCCCTATTAAACCACTTCTGGGAATTTCATCCATAGCCATTATCATGATGATCTCCGAAGGTGCCATTGCCGACTGGAGTGCGCTTTATCTCAAGAAGATCGTGCAAATGAAAATCCAGTATATCGGACTTGGTTATTCACTATTTTCACTTGGAATGGCCATCGGACGATTCACCGGGGACACCCTGAGCCGCAGGCTTGGATCATGGAAATTGCTGCGGATAGCCATTGGAACCAGCCTGATAGGATTCATGCTTGTGCTTTTGGCATCGCCGCTTTCAACCTATCCCGGATTTTTTGTTATTGGACTCGGCTTTTCAATCATTGTGCCTGAAGTATACCGGCTTGCTTCAAACATAAAAGGAATACGAACAGCAGACGGAGTGGCCTTTATAGCTGCAACAGCGAATGTGGGTTTTCTGATGGGACCTGCTGCCCTGGGCTTCGTTGCCGAACT
- a CDS encoding DUF4249 family protein, producing MKRHSLIYHISTFAVIISVVVACTEKAEFPLESTYVRLVVDGEINTDTTVHRVKLSCSGDALNEHPGNKISGAIVSIYDGSNNFSLHENPETPGVYETDSTVYGVPGKTYTLQISNVDIDGDGNNEEYSASSYLPLINPIDSIKVSYQQLGPQYKGWIINMYAQEIGGGRNFYLVKAWKNNVLLTDSAYECASFADNTGFEGSYYNGFSVYYLNYNKLDERLVDGDVVTLEMDGITQQYKDFLVGFISEYQPKVPIFSGPSANIPTNIEPHDKAVGFFTAYCAMRKSRVYRGE from the coding sequence ATGAAAAGGCACAGTTTAATTTATCATATTTCCACTTTCGCTGTAATCATTTCAGTTGTTGTTGCCTGTACAGAAAAGGCAGAATTTCCGCTTGAAAGCACCTATGTGCGTCTTGTCGTGGATGGTGAAATCAATACCGATACAACCGTTCACCGTGTGAAGTTAAGCTGTTCAGGCGATGCACTGAATGAACATCCGGGAAATAAGATTTCCGGAGCAATCGTATCGATTTATGACGGATCAAACAATTTCAGTTTGCATGAAAACCCTGAAACCCCTGGTGTGTATGAAACAGACTCCACCGTGTATGGCGTTCCCGGGAAAACATACACATTACAGATTTCGAATGTAGACATTGACGGGGATGGCAATAATGAAGAATACTCAGCCAGTTCGTATTTACCATTGATAAATCCCATTGATTCAATCAAGGTGAGCTACCAGCAGCTTGGGCCTCAGTATAAAGGATGGATTATTAATATGTATGCCCAGGAAATAGGGGGCGGCAGGAATTTCTACCTCGTGAAAGCCTGGAAAAACAATGTGCTGCTTACCGATAGTGCCTATGAATGTGCCAGTTTTGCTGATAATACGGGTTTTGAAGGAAGTTATTACAATGGATTTTCAGTATATTACCTGAACTACAACAAACTTGACGAGCGTTTGGTGGACGGGGATGTGGTAACACTTGAAATGGATGGAATAACCCAGCAATACAAAGATTTTCTTGTCGGCTTCATTTCAGAATACCAGCCAAAGGTGCCGATTTTCAGCGGTCCCTCTGCCAATATTCCCACCAATATTGAACCACATGATAAGGCAGTGGGCTTCTTCACTGCCTATTGCGCAATGAGGAAGAGCAGGGTTTACAGAGGGGAATGA